A genomic segment from Wolbachia endosymbiont of Ctenocephalides felis wCfeF encodes:
- a CDS encoding 4-hydroxy-3-methylbut-2-en-1-yl diphosphate synthase (flavodoxin), which yields MLNEDLVNYNLSNEPISRHKTHTVKVGQVKVGGNNPIVVQSMALGVHIDPDNITSSAKQYAKEVMELAHAGSELVRIALNSEEVAKAIPYIVEELNKEGFDGKILVGCGQYELDRLVQDYPDNIKMLGKIRINPGNIGFGNKRDEKFERVIEYAIKHDIPIRIGVNWGSLDKYLSQKLMDENSLSSNPKPSDVVLRKALVMSALSSAQKAEEIGLSADKIIISCKVSRVQDLISVYTALAKPSNYALHLGLTEAGMGNKGVINTTAGLTYLLQNGIGDTIRASLTQRPGESRTNEVTVCQEILQSIGLRHFNPQVSSCPGCGRTNSDRFRILTEEVNDYIKIRMPTWKKHNPGVEHMSIAVMGCIVNGPGESKHANLGISLPGYGEKPVSAVYKDGKYFKTLQGNNIFGEFKTIIDNYVKEHYT from the coding sequence ATGTTGAATGAGGATTTGGTAAATTATAACTTGAGTAATGAACCCATCTCTCGACATAAGACTCATACTGTAAAAGTTGGACAAGTGAAGGTAGGTGGAAATAATCCTATAGTTGTTCAATCCATGGCACTTGGTGTACACATAGATCCTGACAACATAACAAGCAGTGCTAAGCAATATGCAAAAGAAGTAATGGAACTAGCGCATGCGGGTTCGGAGTTGGTAAGAATTGCTTTGAATTCAGAGGAAGTAGCAAAAGCAATACCTTATATAGTAGAGGAGTTGAATAAAGAAGGCTTCGACGGTAAGATACTGGTAGGTTGTGGGCAATATGAGCTTGACAGGCTGGTTCAAGATTATCCAGACAATATCAAGATGCTGGGTAAAATTAGGATAAATCCAGGCAATATAGGCTTTGGCAACAAACGTGATGAAAAATTTGAAAGGGTTATAGAGTATGCAATAAAGCACGACATTCCGATTAGAATTGGAGTAAATTGGGGCAGCCTTGATAAGTACCTTTCACAAAAACTAATGGATGAGAACTCCTTGTCTAGTAATCCAAAACCTTCTGATGTTGTATTGCGCAAGGCACTTGTAATGTCAGCTCTGAGCAGTGCACAGAAGGCTGAAGAAATTGGCCTCAGCGCGGATAAAATAATCATTTCGTGTAAGGTTAGTAGGGTGCAAGATTTAATCTCAGTTTACACAGCGCTTGCAAAACCCTCCAATTATGCTTTGCACTTGGGCTTAACTGAAGCTGGTATGGGCAACAAAGGCGTGATAAATACTACGGCAGGGCTTACTTACTTATTACAAAATGGTATTGGAGACACGATACGTGCTTCTTTAACTCAACGCCCTGGCGAATCACGAACTAACGAAGTGACAGTGTGTCAAGAAATATTGCAATCCATAGGCTTACGCCACTTTAATCCTCAAGTCAGCTCATGTCCTGGATGTGGGCGCACAAATAGTGATCGTTTTCGGATATTAACCGAAGAAGTAAATGATTACATAAAAATTCGCATGCCGACTTGGAAGAAACACAACCCAGGTGTGGAGCATATGAGTATTGCTGTTATGGGATGCATTGTAAATGGCCCTGGAGAAAGTAAACACGCAAATTTGGGAATCAGCTTACCTGGATATGGAGAAAAGCCCGTTTCAGCAGTTTATAAAGACGGCAAATACTTTAAAACTTTACAAGGCAATAACATCTTTGGAGAATTTAAGACAATTATTGATAATTATGTGAAGGAGCATTACACATAA